A section of the Parasteatoda tepidariorum isolate YZ-2023 chromosome 6, CAS_Ptep_4.0, whole genome shotgun sequence genome encodes:
- the LOC107449089 gene encoding endonuclease G, mitochondrial: MAARISVVAGAVGFFAGVWYNKVQTPSSFEVFAGNALLPTPAEPMDISVSGDYLNKVQEFGLTNPDTLSFRKSFILSYDRRNRVPNWVFEHLTKDHIKHNENINRSKSEFFEDLSIHPYFRSTNSDYKRSGFDRGHLAAAGNHRCRQDFLDDTFVLSNITPQVGKGFNRDAWNNLEKHVRHQVKKYQNVYVCSGPLYLPRMETDGKKYVKYQVIGKNNVAVPTHFFKVVVYETENREFDMETYVMPNTVIDENVPLKSFLVPKDVIERNAGFLVFQNIPSTVFRTINGHKAHRA; the protein is encoded by the exons ATGGCTGCCCGTATTTCAGTTGTAGCTGGTGCTGTAGGATTCTTTGCTGGTGTATGGTACAATAAAGTGCAAACTCCTAGCAGTTTTGAAGTATTTGCTGGTAATGCTTTACTACCCACTCCTGCTGAGCCTATGGACATAAGTGTATCTGGTGACTATTTGAATAAAGTTCAAGAATTCGGTTTAACAAATCCAGATACTCTCAGTTTTCGAAAAAGTTTCATTCTATCTTATGACAGAAGGAATAGAGTACCCAATTGGGTATTTGAACATTTGACAAAAGACCACATTAAACATAATGAGAACATTAACAGatcaaaaagtgaattttttgaagatttatcgATTCATCCTTACTTTAGATCCACTAATTCAGATTACAAGCGCAGCGGATTTGATAGAGGACATCTGGCTGCAGCTGGAAATCATAGATGCCGGCAAGACTTTTTAGATGATACTTTTGTATTGAGTAATATTACTCCACAG gttGGCAAAGGATTTAACCGTGATGCATGGAATAATTTAGAGAAGCATGTAAGGCATCAAGtgaagaaatatcaaaatgtttatgtttgttCTGGACCTTTGTATTTGCCAAG aatGGAGACAGATGGTAAAAAGTATGTGAAATATCAAGTCATTGGAAAAAACAATGTGGCTGTTcctacacatttttttaaagttgtagttTATGAAACGGAAAATCGTGAATTTGATATGGAAACTTATGTAATGCCAAATACTGTGATTGATGAAAATGTGCCTCTCAAATCATTTCtt gTTCCAAAAGATGTCATTGAAAGAAATGCTGGCTTTTTAGTATTTCAGAATATTCCCTCCACAGTTTTCCGCACAATAAATGGTCATAAAGCCCATCGAGCTTGA